Proteins from one Shewanella pealeana ATCC 700345 genomic window:
- a CDS encoding PAS domain-containing protein has translation MLTRKLPLLISAQGIHWSQARIIAAASQLCMLLVSVIILTNIIITLGERRLQEDWATQRYSELQAVGALISDKVTFQQFRTQMFAKSELLKHYLALPSPENQAKLLANWDILVDNVPELLGIALYDPQGLHRFATSNDFGKESLPPALLGATRNMGGNEIYTSPLEFTPINGKLEPFMYQFAWLENPDQSIRGYLVTYNSMSKMLKSIKPAYSSKQAPLMMLDTQGLLYAGAQSKPNISRLPETMGGSLKQSYPALWRKMAMSNFGQFHGDVATFVYLKVELTTQYETRREYFLVSYIKNEDIAAKFSQWRNILIAGAILLTLLVSLVIFLTHAYRLVQRSREFSIEMTNRLFDSDVGCLITNDSGRVLTANPTVSKLLALPIDELSDRSLQRILNLNDDQYNEFLQQMDTVQHWQSELNSEVEPDTWLKIRVRIEMGIDKKRRYMLVTFEDISELKQSQKEAMLNFLLNDGPMACVLTDPKGIVVKSNNAFNTLLQIEDDEALNVTHLLSEDFSNHWPQIAQQLIIQGTWKGPVFAQIGHKEETCLQTTLKGHLDSGGELEFILCTFEQARLDPANRGASGLVPHRSTIFNHKGDLERYFNNLSQHCKDFSSLLMIDISAEDMLSHMSDIGQLESRQKEVEIHLLRDLPHRYQMSHWQLGKLIVVLPDTDSDQAHYFAIETLNKLTDNGLGEGICIGIASYQEGQDLEQFIANAEVALKRAKQTGEQNICQAYTRLLT, from the coding sequence ATGCTAACCCGCAAACTACCTTTATTGATAAGTGCCCAGGGGATCCATTGGTCCCAAGCTCGTATTATAGCCGCCGCTAGTCAGCTCTGTATGCTGCTTGTGTCGGTGATCATACTGACGAATATCATTATCACCTTAGGTGAAAGGCGTTTGCAGGAAGACTGGGCAACCCAAAGATACAGCGAACTGCAAGCAGTTGGCGCGTTAATCTCAGATAAAGTGACTTTCCAGCAGTTTAGAACCCAGATGTTTGCAAAGTCAGAACTGCTTAAACATTACCTTGCGCTACCGAGCCCTGAAAACCAAGCTAAGTTACTCGCTAACTGGGATATCTTAGTCGATAACGTCCCTGAATTGTTAGGAATAGCCCTGTACGATCCACAAGGCCTGCACAGATTTGCCACCAGTAATGATTTTGGCAAGGAGAGCCTCCCTCCCGCATTACTCGGTGCTACCCGCAATATGGGCGGCAATGAGATTTACACCTCACCACTTGAATTTACTCCGATTAACGGCAAGCTTGAGCCCTTCATGTATCAGTTTGCATGGCTTGAAAACCCCGATCAGAGCATTCGAGGCTACCTAGTTACCTATAACTCGATGTCGAAAATGCTCAAAAGCATAAAACCCGCCTACTCGAGTAAACAGGCGCCGCTAATGATGTTAGATACCCAAGGCTTACTCTATGCTGGAGCCCAGTCAAAACCCAACATTAGCCGATTACCTGAAACCATGGGCGGCAGCTTGAAGCAGTCTTACCCCGCCCTTTGGCGCAAGATGGCCATGAGCAATTTCGGCCAGTTCCACGGTGATGTTGCCACTTTCGTTTATTTGAAGGTAGAGCTAACGACTCAGTATGAAACCCGTCGCGAGTATTTTTTAGTGTCTTATATCAAGAATGAAGACATAGCTGCAAAATTCTCCCAATGGCGCAATATCCTGATTGCAGGGGCGATACTGCTAACGCTATTGGTCAGCTTAGTCATCTTCTTGACCCATGCGTACCGATTAGTACAGCGCTCCCGTGAGTTCAGTATTGAAATGACTAACCGTTTATTCGATAGTGATGTCGGTTGCCTCATTACTAACGATAGCGGCCGAGTGCTAACCGCTAACCCTACTGTATCTAAACTGCTGGCACTGCCTATCGATGAACTGTCAGATCGTAGTTTACAACGCATTCTTAATTTGAATGATGATCAATATAATGAATTTTTGCAGCAGATGGACACAGTCCAGCACTGGCAAAGTGAGCTCAACTCTGAAGTTGAACCCGATACCTGGCTTAAGATCCGTGTTCGTATTGAAATGGGCATAGATAAAAAACGTCGCTATATGCTGGTCACTTTTGAAGATATTAGCGAGCTAAAACAAAGCCAAAAAGAGGCGATGTTAAACTTCTTACTTAACGATGGTCCCATGGCCTGTGTATTGACCGATCCCAAAGGCATTGTGGTTAAGTCAAATAACGCTTTCAATACCTTGCTTCAAATTGAAGATGATGAAGCGCTAAATGTTACCCACTTATTAAGTGAGGACTTTAGCAACCATTGGCCGCAAATAGCGCAACAGTTGATCATTCAAGGCACTTGGAAAGGGCCTGTATTTGCTCAGATTGGTCATAAGGAAGAGACCTGCCTGCAAACAACCTTGAAAGGCCACCTAGACAGCGGCGGGGAGCTAGAGTTTATTCTCTGTACTTTCGAGCAAGCGAGACTCGATCCCGCTAATAGAGGCGCCAGTGGCTTAGTCCCCCATAGGAGTACTATCTTCAACCACAAAGGCGATCTGGAAAGATACTTCAACAATTTAAGCCAACACTGTAAAGACTTCTCCAGCTTGCTCATGATAGATATCAGCGCCGAAGATATGTTGAGCCATATGAGTGATATTGGCCAGCTTGAATCTCGTCAAAAAGAGGTCGAGATCCATTTACTACGAGACTTGCCACACCGCTACCAAATGTCCCATTGGCAGCTCGGTAAGCTTATCGTGGTATTGCCCGATACAGACTCAGATCAGGCGCACTACTTCGCCATTGAGACTCTCAATAAACTGACCGACAATGGACTAGGTGAAGGGATCTGCATCGGCATCGCCTCCTATCAAGAGGGACAAGATCTTGAGCAGTTTATTGCCAATGCCGAAGTGGCCCTAAAGCGGGCAAAACAGACTGGTGAGCAGAATATCTGCCAGGCCTACACCCGACTGTTAACCTAG
- a CDS encoding DUF481 domain-containing protein, whose translation MKKMLTAMAVVMAAPFAAQAGADFVEGDKTFAGEAELGATLTTGNTETSSVKGRLNMLQELGNWENQYLFEGLYKEDTGEVTAKRYYGGIQGDYKFDDKNYMYITGNYEVDPFTGYDYKAVASAGYGHKFIDSGNMFLSAEIGPGYIYKKLDDEQTAILGYDNEDSVVAHGAMNFTYEFSETSKFTQLFVADYGDSLEGRSESAITANIVGALAMKFAVIVRYNDSPLDDKESTDTETNMTLLYAF comes from the coding sequence ATGAAAAAAATGCTTACGGCTATGGCTGTGGTAATGGCGGCTCCTTTTGCTGCGCAAGCAGGGGCTGACTTTGTTGAAGGCGATAAGACCTTTGCTGGTGAAGCCGAGCTCGGTGCGACATTAACCACAGGTAACACTGAAACCTCGTCGGTGAAAGGTCGTCTAAACATGTTGCAAGAGCTAGGTAATTGGGAAAACCAGTACCTGTTTGAAGGCTTGTATAAAGAAGACACTGGAGAGGTTACTGCTAAGCGTTACTACGGCGGTATTCAAGGTGATTACAAGTTCGATGACAAGAACTACATGTATATCACCGGCAACTATGAAGTCGATCCATTTACTGGTTATGACTATAAGGCCGTTGCTTCAGCCGGTTATGGTCACAAGTTTATTGACAGCGGTAACATGTTCCTAAGTGCTGAGATTGGTCCTGGTTATATCTACAAGAAGTTAGATGATGAGCAGACTGCAATACTCGGTTATGATAACGAAGATAGCGTTGTCGCTCACGGCGCGATGAACTTCACCTATGAGTTCAGTGAAACTTCCAAGTTTACTCAACTGTTTGTTGCTGACTATGGTGATAGCTTAGAAGGTCGTTCTGAGTCGGCAATTACGGCTAATATCGTCGGCGCACTCGCCATGAAATTTGCAGTTATTGTTCGTTACAATGACAGCCCATTAGATGACAAAGAGAGCACAGATACAGAGACAAACATGACTCTGTTATACGCCTTCTAA
- a CDS encoding winged helix-turn-helix domain-containing protein has translation MYIGPYRFDVELGELIFTGSEKASTFKLSNIEFLVIDQLLAARGQVVSIESMCDKLLPTVVTHHDIATAVQNIKRFLGTEHASWIEVISKQGYLLHVKAQNKPMFNCTLNSFSIKNYVLCLILGILLIIFLATNLQTTSDIRLSMPDKVKIAGTDSILVPIYENDADRDKYHSRIKELSQSLASCDKLKWQRVYIAPSSDGNRLEFLMNNLADDGKACNNLKVNNVANNWHFIDSEWLKKAGFCE, from the coding sequence GTGTATATAGGTCCGTACCGATTTGATGTCGAGCTTGGCGAGCTGATTTTTACTGGCTCAGAAAAAGCCTCGACATTTAAATTATCTAATATCGAATTTTTAGTCATAGATCAGTTGCTGGCGGCCAGAGGCCAGGTTGTATCTATAGAATCGATGTGCGATAAGCTTTTACCAACGGTTGTGACCCATCATGATATTGCAACTGCGGTACAAAACATTAAACGCTTTCTTGGTACTGAGCATGCTAGTTGGATTGAAGTTATTAGTAAGCAAGGTTACCTATTGCATGTTAAAGCACAAAATAAGCCGATGTTTAACTGCACACTCAATTCATTCTCGATTAAAAACTATGTACTGTGTTTAATTCTTGGGATTTTACTGATCATTTTTCTAGCGACTAATCTACAAACAACATCAGATATTCGTTTGTCGATGCCAGATAAAGTCAAAATCGCAGGAACTGACTCAATTTTGGTTCCTATATATGAAAATGATGCAGATAGAGACAAGTACCACAGTCGGATTAAAGAGCTATCGCAGTCGCTAGCAAGCTGTGACAAGCTTAAGTGGCAACGGGTTTATATTGCACCATCGAGCGATGGTAATAGGCTTGAGTTTTTGATGAATAACTTAGCCGATGACGGTAAGGCTTGTAACAATTTAAAAGTGAATAATGTGGCTAATAATTGGCATTTTATTGATAGTGAATGGTTAAAAAAGGCTGGATTCTGTGAGTAA
- a CDS encoding TatD family nuclease-associated radical SAM protein — MTDNQATLVYDIRDSRYLNITGRCTLRCQFCPKHNGSKQVHQYQLDLNRQPKSQELIAQLGDVSEFDEYVFCGYGEPTLNLTTLLEVAKEIKLRGGRIRVNTDGLGNLFHRRNILPELATCVDSLSISLNADTEALYQQHCRPKLAGAYPALLEFIKLAPQYIKDVQVSAINGLEGVDIQACRKIVESRGASFKQRQLDIVG; from the coding sequence ATGACCGACAACCAAGCCACACTCGTTTACGATATCCGTGATAGCCGCTATCTCAATATTACCGGTCGTTGCACCTTAAGATGCCAATTTTGCCCGAAACATAATGGCAGTAAACAGGTGCACCAATATCAACTTGACCTTAATCGTCAACCTAAGAGCCAGGAGCTAATTGCGCAATTGGGTGATGTGTCAGAATTTGATGAATATGTGTTTTGTGGTTATGGCGAGCCAACGTTAAATTTAACCACTCTACTCGAGGTCGCGAAAGAGATTAAGCTGCGAGGCGGCAGGATCAGGGTCAATACCGATGGACTAGGAAACCTGTTCCACAGACGCAATATCTTGCCAGAGCTTGCCACTTGTGTTGATAGCCTGTCGATTTCACTCAATGCCGATACCGAGGCGCTATATCAACAGCATTGCCGTCCCAAGCTGGCCGGTGCTTATCCTGCCCTACTCGAATTTATTAAGCTTGCACCTCAGTATATTAAGGATGTGCAGGTCTCCGCGATCAATGGCTTAGAAGGTGTCGATATCCAAGCATGCCGTAAGATAGTCGAAAGCAGAGGTGCTAGCTTTAAACAGCGACAACTGGATATCGTCGGTTAA